In Apium graveolens cultivar Ventura chromosome 10, ASM990537v1, whole genome shotgun sequence, the following are encoded in one genomic region:
- the LOC141693518 gene encoding uncharacterized protein LOC141693518, with the protein MKKHKFISLQRLHYTNPNSNLKPISFITTSTNKYNDEKFISILNNIVRGKQSWNPQFNNPYISSYLKPHHVEKVLIQTLDNSRLALRFFNFLGLHRNFNHSTTSFCILIHSLAVSNLYWPASSILQTLFGKCSAASVLFDEFMCAYDVGGFTESVGFDLLIQGYLSSRRVLDGVTIVRGMMECGLVPEVRTISGVLNGLVRVKRFEMAVVVFDEVVGMGLRADAYMYNAVIRALCELKDFDEVNRMISRMERSGCELSVVTYNVVIHGLCTSGRGIEGMKVKSLLGEKGLEADVVTYCTLVLGLCRVKEFGTGRELMKEMIGLGFVPSEAAVSSLVEGLRKNGDVDAAYDVISIAGRVGAVPNLFVYNALINTLCKDGRLEEAGVLYRDMYLKELFPNDITYSILIDAFCRRGKLDAALIFFAKMNVAGVKATVYPYNSLISGHCNFGKLSTSLTFFSKMISKGLVPCVVTYTALISGYCKDKQVQKAFRLYHEMTGKGISPNTYTFTALISGLCRANMMAEASKLFDEMVQIVVPNNVTYNVMIEGYCREGNTVKAFTLLDEMMEKGLVPDTYTYRSLISGLCLTGRVSEAKEFMDDLHKEQKKLNEICFSTLLHGYCKEGRVEDALKTCSEMVKRGVPMDVVCYAVLIYGVLNQNDTTKMLEFLKEMHFVGLRPDNVIYTNIIDAHCKGGDLKKAFGCWNIMVNEGCLPNIVTYTVIINGLCKAGLADKAELLCKEMMVSKYIPNHVTYGCLLDHLTREGYIERALQLHNTMLKGFLANTVTYNMLIRGFCKLGRVQEASQLLFEMTSKYILPDCVSYSTVIYEFCKRGDLKVAIRLWNSMLEKGLQPDILAYKFLIHGCCVSGELTKAYELRDDMTKRGLKPNRGIYNTIIQGICSNRSKLLTGS; encoded by the coding sequence ATGAAGAAGCATAAGTTCATTTCTCTCCAACGACTCCACTACACAAACCCCAACTcaaatctcaaaccaatctccttCATTACAACCTCAACAAACAAATATAATGACGAAAAATTCATCTCAATCTTAAACAACATCGTACGAGGCAAGCAAAGCTGGAACCCACAATTCAACAATCCTTACATTTCCTCGTATTTAAAGCCTCATCATGTCGAAAAGGTTTTGATTCAAACCCTAGATAATTCTAGATTAGCTTTgcgtttttttaattttttaggtTTACATCGTAATTTTAATCACTCGACGACGTCGTtttgtattttgattcattcaCTTGCTGTGTCTAATTTATACTGGCCTGCTTCGTCTATTCTACAAACGCTTTTCGGAAAGTGTTCGGCGGCGAGTGTGTTGTTTGATGAGTTTATGTGTGCGTATGATGTGGGTGGGTTTACGGAGAGTGTCGGGTTTGATTTGTTGATTCAGGGGTATTTGAGTAGTAGGAGAGTGTTGGACGGGGTTACGATTGTTAGAGGGATGATGGAGTGTGGGTTGGTTCCGGAGGTGAGGACAATTAGTGGTGTGTTGAATGGGTTGGTTAGGGTTAAGCGGTTTGAGATGGCGGTTGTGGTTTTTGATGAGGTTGTTGGAATGGGGCTACGGGCGGATGCGTATATGTATAATGCGGTTATTAGGGCGTTGTGTGAGTTGAAGGATTTTGATGAAGTGAATCGGATGATTAGTAGGATGGAGCGTAGTGGGTGTGAATTGAGTGTTGTTACGTATAATGTGGTGATTCACGGGCTTTGTACAAGTGGCAGGGGTATTGAGGGGATGAAAGTGAAGAGTTTGTTGGGTGAGAAGGGATTGGAAGCGGATGTTGTTACGTATTGTACTTTGGTTTTGGGGTTGTGTAGAGTTAAGGAGTTTGGTACTGGTAGAGAGTTGATGAAGGAAATGATTGGTTTAGGGTTTGTTCCTAGTGAAGCAGCTGTTTCAAGTCTTGTTGAGGGGTTGAGGAAGAATGGTGATGTTGATGCTGCTTATGATGTGATAAGTATAGCGGGGAGAGTGGGTGCTGTTCCAAACTTGTTTGTTTATAATGCATTGATCAATACTTTGTGCAAAGATGGAAGACTGGAAGAAGCGGGAGTACTTTATAGGGATATGTATTTGAAGGAATTGTTTCCTAATGACATAACCTATTCTATTCTCATTGATGCATTTTGTAGAAGGGGAAAACTGGACGCTGCCCTGATTTTCTTTGCTAAAATGAATGTTGCAGGAGTTAAAGCGACGGTTTATCCATACAATTCTCTGATTAGTGGGCATTGCAATTTTGGAAAGCTTAGTACATCACTGACTTTCTTCAGTAAGATGATTAGTAAGGGACTGGTTCCATGTGTTGTGACTTATACAGCTTTGATATCAGGATACTGTAAAGATAAACAAGTGCAGAAAGCTTTTAGGCTCTACCATGAGATGACGGGAAAAGGAATTTCACCAAATACTTATACCTTCACTGCACTTATATCTGGTCTTTGCCGTGCAAACATGATGGCGGAAGCTAGTAAGTTGTTCGATGAAATGGTGCAAATTGTTGTTCCCAACAATGTTACATACAATGTCATGATTGAAGGATACTGTAGGGAAGGTAACACAGTAAAAGCATTCACATTGCTTGATGAAATGATGGAAAAGGGTCTTGTACCAGACACATATACTTATAGGTCTCTTATAAGTGGCCTTTGTTTGACTGGTAGGGTGTCTGAAGCAAAAGAATTTATGGATGACCTTCATAAAGAACAAAAGAAGTTGAATGAGATTTGTTTTAGCACCCTTTTGCATGGTTATTGCAAGGAAGGGAGGGTAGAGGATGCATTAAAAACTTGCTCTGAGATGGTTAAAAGAGGAGTTCCCATGGATGTTGTTTGTTATGCTGTATTAATATATGGAGTTCTTAATCAAAATGATACCACAAAAATGTTAGAGTTTTTGAAGGAGATGCATTTTGTGGGTCTGAGACCTGACAATGTAATTTATACTAATATAATTGATGCGCACTGTAAAGGCGGAGATCTTAAAAAGGCATTTGGATGCTGGAATATAATGGTGAATGAAGGATGCCTTCCAAATATTGTGACTTATACCGTGATAATAAATGGCTTGTGCAAGGCAGGGCTTGCAGATAAAGCCGAGTTGCTTTGCAAGGAAATGATGGTTAGCAAGTATATACCGAATCATGTTACTTATGGTTGTTTATTAGACCATCTCACGAGAGAAGGTTACATTGAGAGAGCTCTACAGTTGCACAACACAATGCTTAAAGGGTTTCTAGCTAACACTGTTACGTACAACATGTTGATTCGTGGTTTCTGCAAGCTGGGCAGAGTTCAGGAAGCATCCCAATTGTTATTTGAGATGACAAGTAAATATATTTTACCAGACTGTGTAAGCTATTCTACAGTCATTTATGAATTCTGTAAAAGAGGTGATTTAAAGGTGGCTATAAGACTGTGGAACTCTATGCTTGAAAAGGGTTTGCAGCCTGATATACTGGCATACAAATTCTTGATACATGGGTGTTGCGTTTCTGGGGAACTAACTAAGGCTTATGAATTGCGAGATGACATGACAAAAAGAGGTCTCAAGCCAAATCGGGGTATATATAATACTATTATTCAAGGTATCTGCTCTAACCGTTCCAAGCTATTAACTGGTAGTTAG